A DNA window from Pyrococcus kukulkanii contains the following coding sequences:
- the mce gene encoding methylmalonyl-CoA epimerase: protein MFKKIDHVGIAVKNLDEAIKVWEGLGFKVEEVEEVPDQKVKVAVIKVGESRIELLEATSEDSPIAKFIEKRGEGIHHLAIGVENIEAKLEELKEKGYRLIDEKPRIGAGGAKIAFVHPKSVTGVLLELCERKE from the coding sequence ATGTTCAAGAAGATAGACCACGTAGGAATTGCCGTTAAGAACCTTGATGAGGCAATAAAGGTTTGGGAGGGCTTGGGTTTTAAGGTTGAGGAGGTTGAGGAGGTTCCTGACCAGAAAGTTAAGGTGGCAGTTATAAAAGTTGGAGAGAGCAGGATTGAGCTTTTAGAGGCGACAAGTGAAGATTCTCCGATAGCTAAGTTCATCGAGAAGAGGGGAGAGGGGATACATCACTTGGCAATTGGAGTGGAGAATATAGAGGCCAAGCTTGAAGAGTTGAAGGAGAAGGGCTACAGGCTTATCGATGAAAAGCCAAGAATTGGAGCGGGAGGCGCAAAGATAGCCTTCGTTCACCCTAAGAGTGTTACTGGAGTACTGTTAGAGTTGTGTGAAAGAAAAGAATGA
- a CDS encoding LSm family protein, whose product MESLLEKVLTEWKGHRIAITVGSEHSFTGILEDFDGEVMLLRDVVDVVGNRGKAMLVSLDDVSWVMLLE is encoded by the coding sequence ATGGAGAGCTTACTTGAAAAAGTTCTCACAGAATGGAAGGGGCACAGGATAGCGATAACGGTTGGAAGCGAGCACTCCTTTACGGGGATCCTTGAGGACTTCGATGGGGAAGTTATGTTACTCAGGGACGTAGTTGACGTCGTGGGGAACAGGGGGAAGGCCATGCTAGTTTCACTAGATGATGTAAGCTGGGTAATGCTTCTGGAGTGA
- a CDS encoding AAA family ATPase, protein MLFNPRPKTRKDEFYDREFELLTLERAVGKKVGLVTVLGIRRLGKSSLVNVFLNESPYPGIRIDARQLYFQHKSVSPNALAKEILEGLIRISGIEKVKQLISGIRGVSFMGLSVEIKREHATLTEILERINEFERFVLVIDEAQYLRFSKASYVDMLAWAIDELENLTFILTGSEVGLLEDFLRLHSPESPLFGRPYVEIKLERFSKEQSLDFLKKGSEEVGIEVTPDELYEAVEELDGIVGWLTLYGYNRFLGLGHREALGKLKEDAIKIVLSEFSKLKELSPRYELIMRIVAQGRHSWSEIKRSLEVIEGKKIDDRNFTSLLKNLVKYGYLEKTGEGYFIPDPLVEEAFR, encoded by the coding sequence GTGCTCTTTAACCCGAGACCAAAGACTCGAAAGGATGAGTTTTATGACAGAGAATTTGAGCTACTGACCCTTGAGAGGGCCGTTGGGAAGAAAGTTGGTCTAGTTACAGTTCTTGGGATAAGGAGGCTCGGAAAGAGTTCTCTAGTCAACGTGTTCTTAAACGAATCCCCCTATCCTGGGATAAGGATTGATGCTAGGCAACTGTACTTTCAGCACAAAAGTGTTAGTCCAAACGCCCTTGCAAAGGAAATTTTAGAAGGCTTAATAAGGATCTCAGGAATTGAGAAAGTTAAACAGCTAATAAGTGGCATTAGAGGAGTTAGCTTCATGGGTTTAAGCGTTGAGATTAAGAGAGAGCACGCAACTCTCACAGAAATTCTCGAGAGGATTAATGAGTTTGAGAGGTTTGTTCTGGTTATAGATGAGGCCCAATACTTAAGGTTCTCAAAAGCAAGCTACGTTGATATGCTCGCTTGGGCCATTGACGAGCTTGAAAACTTAACCTTCATCCTCACGGGCTCTGAGGTTGGTCTGCTTGAGGATTTTCTCAGGCTTCATAGCCCCGAATCACCACTCTTTGGCAGACCATATGTAGAGATTAAACTTGAAAGGTTCAGCAAGGAGCAGAGCTTGGATTTCTTGAAGAAAGGCTCTGAAGAAGTAGGTATTGAGGTAACACCGGATGAGCTGTATGAAGCCGTTGAGGAGCTCGATGGTATTGTGGGATGGTTAACGCTCTACGGGTATAATAGGTTTCTAGGCCTAGGCCATAGGGAGGCCCTTGGAAAGTTGAAGGAAGATGCAATCAAGATAGTGCTTTCAGAGTTCTCAAAGCTGAAGGAGCTATCACCTAGGTACGAGCTTATAATGAGAATAGTAGCCCAGGGAAGGCACAGCTGGAGCGAGATAAAAAGAAGCTTGGAGGTAATTGAGGGGAAGAAAATTGATGATAGGAACTTCACGAGCCTATTGAAAAATCTAGTCAAGTATGGCTACCTCGAGAAAACTGGGGAAGGCTACTTCATTCCAGATCCCCTGGTTGAAGAGGCATTCAGATAG
- a CDS encoding phosphoadenosine phosphosulfate reductase domain-containing protein, whose product MWKWLAGGLVRKRGPVVLGRFWIYWCEKCNVPLISDKCSVHGEKGVFRIDLTPPGDVRFAFKRDIELIGEVFMRHYGVDLRKILEDKIVLLNKIPSEDDAYEIIFDGFIFGLIIFDPIKLEWRPALKLEGAKLLWEKFGKKMRKWVIIDEGAVEPVKKGANVLPVGIIEAEESIKKNDEVVVVSESGEVIGVGIAKKDYKGLVSRERGTGVKMKRKAQGSGKRIEGKKATIEDVIRANRIALEEKAEEAKEFMKKVSKKYKLPVAVAYSGGKDSLAVLGLALETFKEFTVFFNNTGIEFPETLENVEKIRRELEPKGIKFVIADAKDAFWRAINVFSPPGMDYRWCCKVTKLGPITLAIERYFPQGVLMFVGQRKFESFKRYKQGRVWRNIWVPNEIGAAPIFHWTALEVWLYIFSRGLKYNKLYERGIDRIGCFLCPSQSLAEIEKLKREKPELWEKWYNELEKWRKRLNLPEEWIKYGFWRWRRLGKREKVLAKELGIEIPEERKWEPIKFSIKEEGGKYRVEISTKINLKRIKEVAPILGEVTERSGLLIVGENEFYGGTNYILSPTLDEAYASFFLVRRAYECVGCGVCVTKCPERAIRIDRKRMKIVVDPEKCTHCRECMEVCPLVVIKGVDIGSQL is encoded by the coding sequence ATGTGGAAGTGGTTAGCAGGTGGTTTGGTGAGGAAGAGAGGACCAGTTGTCCTGGGGAGGTTCTGGATATATTGGTGTGAGAAATGTAATGTTCCTCTAATCTCGGACAAATGTAGTGTTCACGGCGAGAAGGGAGTTTTTAGAATAGATTTAACGCCCCCAGGCGACGTTAGGTTTGCATTTAAGAGGGATATTGAGCTGATCGGGGAGGTCTTTATGAGACACTACGGAGTTGATTTGAGGAAGATTTTAGAGGATAAGATTGTTTTACTTAACAAGATCCCGAGTGAAGATGATGCCTACGAGATAATTTTTGACGGATTTATATTCGGACTTATAATATTCGACCCCATAAAGCTTGAGTGGAGACCCGCCCTAAAGCTCGAGGGTGCAAAACTTCTCTGGGAAAAGTTTGGGAAGAAAATGAGGAAGTGGGTGATAATTGACGAAGGTGCTGTGGAACCAGTAAAGAAAGGAGCTAACGTCCTCCCAGTTGGGATAATTGAGGCCGAAGAGAGCATAAAGAAGAACGATGAAGTTGTGGTGGTAAGCGAAAGTGGGGAAGTTATTGGAGTTGGAATAGCTAAAAAGGACTACAAAGGACTAGTATCGAGAGAGAGGGGAACCGGGGTTAAGATGAAGAGGAAAGCTCAGGGCAGCGGGAAGAGAATTGAAGGAAAAAAGGCAACGATTGAAGATGTGATAAGGGCTAACAGAATTGCCTTGGAGGAGAAGGCTGAGGAAGCAAAGGAGTTCATGAAAAAGGTCTCAAAGAAGTATAAGTTACCAGTAGCGGTAGCTTACTCTGGAGGAAAAGACAGCTTGGCCGTCCTAGGATTGGCACTTGAAACGTTTAAAGAGTTCACGGTTTTCTTCAATAATACAGGGATAGAGTTTCCAGAAACACTTGAAAATGTGGAGAAGATAAGGAGAGAGCTGGAGCCCAAGGGAATAAAGTTCGTCATTGCAGATGCTAAGGATGCATTCTGGAGAGCAATAAATGTTTTTTCTCCCCCTGGGATGGACTACAGATGGTGTTGCAAGGTTACCAAGCTTGGCCCGATAACACTCGCTATAGAAAGGTATTTCCCCCAGGGAGTGCTTATGTTCGTCGGCCAGAGAAAGTTCGAGAGCTTCAAGAGGTACAAGCAGGGGAGAGTGTGGAGAAACATCTGGGTTCCCAACGAGATAGGTGCAGCACCTATATTCCACTGGACGGCCTTGGAAGTCTGGCTCTACATATTCTCCCGAGGTTTGAAGTACAATAAACTATACGAGAGGGGAATAGACAGGATAGGCTGCTTCCTCTGCCCAAGCCAATCTTTAGCTGAAATAGAGAAGCTAAAAAGGGAAAAGCCAGAACTATGGGAGAAGTGGTATAATGAGCTGGAAAAGTGGAGGAAGAGACTTAACCTCCCAGAAGAGTGGATAAAATACGGCTTCTGGAGATGGAGGAGGCTCGGGAAGAGGGAGAAGGTTCTAGCTAAAGAGCTCGGTATAGAAATTCCAGAGGAAAGGAAGTGGGAGCCCATAAAGTTCAGCATAAAAGAGGAAGGTGGGAAATACAGAGTTGAGATAAGTACAAAGATAAACCTGAAAAGGATAAAGGAAGTAGCTCCAATCCTTGGAGAAGTTACGGAAAGGTCTGGACTTTTAATTGTGGGTGAGAACGAGTTCTATGGGGGAACAAACTACATATTATCGCCAACATTAGATGAAGCTTATGCCTCCTTCTTCCTCGTGAGAAGGGCCTATGAGTGCGTGGGCTGTGGAGTATGCGTAACTAAGTGTCCGGAGAGGGCTATAAGAATTGATAGAAAGAGGATGAAGATAGTTGTTGACCCAGAGAAATGCACCCATTGCAGGGAGTGTATGGAAGTCTGTCCCTTAGTCGTTATCAAAGGTGTCGATATAGGTAGTCAACTTTAG
- a CDS encoding cobalamin-dependent protein (Presence of a B(12) (cobalamin)-binding domain implies dependence on cobalamin itself, in one of its several forms, or in some unusual lineages, dependence on a cobalamin-like analog.), producing the protein MVERSKVRVLIAKPGLDGHDRGAKVVARALRDAGYEVIYTGIRQTPEQIVEAVVEEDIDVLGISILSGAHMVLIPKILKLLEERGIKPNEDILIVAGGIIPPDDAEELKKMGVAEVFGPGTPLQAIIEFIDKNVEKLKKFHPS; encoded by the coding sequence ATGGTTGAGAGGTCGAAGGTGAGGGTTCTCATAGCCAAGCCAGGTCTTGATGGTCACGATAGGGGTGCAAAGGTCGTTGCAAGGGCGTTAAGGGATGCAGGTTATGAGGTTATATACACGGGAATAAGACAGACCCCAGAACAGATAGTTGAGGCCGTAGTTGAGGAGGACATAGATGTTCTTGGTATAAGCATACTCTCAGGAGCTCACATGGTTTTAATCCCGAAGATATTAAAATTGCTTGAGGAAAGGGGGATAAAGCCAAATGAGGATATACTGATAGTTGCTGGTGGGATAATCCCTCCAGATGATGCTGAAGAGCTTAAGAAAATGGGTGTAGCTGAGGTCTTTGGCCCGGGAACTCCTCTCCAAGCAATAATTGAATTTATAGACAAGAATGTTGAGAAGCTCAAGAAGTTTCACCCAAGCTAA
- a CDS encoding asparagine synthetase A, whose amino-acid sequence MNAVRIVSRNVAPALELQTRVLDYMTDFFVRKGFKWLLPIILSPITDPLWPDPVEEGMKPAEVEVYGTKMRLTHSMILHKQLAIAMGLKKIFILSPNIRLESRSKDDGKHAYEFTQLDFEIEGAKMKDVMKLIEELIHDLFRKAEEWTGREFPKARHFKVFDYREILDEFGSDEKASQEMDEPFWVVNIPREFYDREVDGYWRNYDLVLPYGYGEVSSGGEREWEYEKIISKIRQAGLSEEAFRPYLEIAKAGKLKPSAGAGIGIERLVRFIVGTKHIAEVQPFPRIPGIPAVI is encoded by the coding sequence ATGAATGCAGTTAGAATAGTGTCAAGAAATGTCGCCCCAGCATTGGAACTCCAAACTAGAGTATTAGATTACATGACCGACTTCTTCGTTAGAAAGGGCTTCAAGTGGCTCCTCCCAATAATACTCAGCCCAATAACTGATCCATTGTGGCCAGATCCAGTGGAAGAGGGAATGAAGCCAGCAGAAGTGGAAGTTTACGGAACCAAGATGAGGCTAACGCATAGTATGATACTTCATAAGCAACTAGCAATAGCCATGGGACTAAAGAAGATATTCATCCTCTCGCCAAACATCAGGCTGGAAAGCAGGAGCAAAGATGATGGAAAGCATGCCTATGAGTTCACACAGCTTGACTTCGAGATTGAAGGCGCGAAGATGAAGGATGTTATGAAGTTAATTGAAGAACTAATCCACGACCTCTTCAGAAAGGCTGAGGAGTGGACGGGAAGGGAGTTCCCGAAGGCTAGACACTTCAAGGTCTTTGATTACAGGGAGATACTAGACGAGTTTGGAAGTGATGAGAAGGCTAGTCAAGAGATGGACGAGCCCTTCTGGGTGGTTAACATACCGAGAGAGTTCTACGATAGGGAAGTTGACGGCTACTGGAGAAACTATGATCTTGTGCTCCCCTATGGCTATGGTGAAGTTTCAAGTGGTGGTGAGAGGGAGTGGGAATATGAAAAGATAATATCAAAGATTAGGCAGGCAGGACTTAGTGAAGAGGCCTTCAGGCCGTACCTTGAGATTGCAAAGGCTGGAAAGCTAAAGCCGAGTGCAGGAGCTGGCATTGGCATTGAGAGGCTCGTCAGGTTCATAGTTGGGACAAAGCATATTGCAGAAGTTCAACCGTTCCCCAGGATTCCTGGGATCCCAGCGGTTATCTGA
- a CDS encoding BPL-N domain-containing protein, with the protein MIGIFAGRGAVLWRDVANALEKLGVEYELVNDSLNLEGIDTLIIPGGYTYEMWKVLYPQRNAIHEFLDSGGRYVGICAGAYLASDEVILPDYSRVPGLGIADVVNHRHRGSFMAEIEIVDEEFLRELPKKVKVWYQNGPHMELEGRIIAVFNDGLAAIARQGNVTLLAVHPEGSLENGVEPSQENLRLFSILI; encoded by the coding sequence ATGATTGGGATCTTCGCCGGAAGGGGAGCGGTGCTATGGAGGGACGTTGCGAATGCATTGGAAAAGCTTGGTGTTGAATACGAGCTCGTAAACGATAGCCTGAACTTGGAGGGCATTGATACTTTAATAATCCCAGGGGGATACACATACGAGATGTGGAAGGTGCTCTATCCTCAAAGGAACGCAATCCACGAATTTCTAGACTCTGGGGGAAGGTACGTTGGAATATGCGCTGGAGCTTACCTTGCCTCGGATGAAGTCATACTTCCAGACTATTCGAGGGTTCCTGGGCTTGGAATAGCTGATGTAGTTAATCACAGGCACCGTGGATCTTTCATGGCTGAGATAGAGATAGTTGACGAAGAGTTCCTCCGTGAGCTCCCCAAGAAGGTTAAGGTTTGGTATCAAAACGGACCACATATGGAGCTTGAGGGAAGGATAATTGCGGTGTTCAATGATGGACTTGCAGCGATAGCTAGGCAGGGAAATGTGACTTTGTTGGCAGTCCACCCGGAGGGTTCCCTTGAGAATGGAGTGGAGCCCTCTCAGGAGAACCTTAGGCTCTTTAGTATCCTTATATAA
- the meaB gene encoding methylmalonyl Co-A mutase-associated GTPase MeaB, which produces MIDELIERLKKGDRKAVARLITLVENEEGKAREIVKRIYPLTGNAYIVGITGPPGAGKSSLLDKLIREARREGLIVGVIAVDPTSPFTGGALLGDRIRMQRHATDPGVFIRSMATRGSLGGLAKATNDAIKVLDAYGCDVIFVETVGVGQVEVDIVKTADTVVLVTVPGLGDDVQAIKAGLMEIADILVINKADREGADATYFELSLTLDFEAEKWERLGWRPPIIETIATTGKGVKELWEKIKEHKKYLESSGRLEEKRRFRIEEEIKTIASGIIASKVEASIKEGELEDLIREVLAKRIDPYTAADRIIKEVM; this is translated from the coding sequence ATGATAGACGAGCTAATTGAAAGGTTAAAGAAAGGGGATAGAAAAGCAGTTGCTAGGCTTATCACCCTCGTTGAGAATGAGGAAGGGAAGGCAAGGGAAATAGTAAAGAGGATATATCCCCTAACTGGCAATGCTTACATAGTTGGTATTACTGGCCCTCCTGGGGCTGGAAAATCATCTCTTCTTGATAAGCTGATAAGAGAAGCTAGAAGGGAAGGCCTCATAGTTGGAGTCATAGCCGTCGATCCAACATCCCCCTTTACGGGTGGGGCACTTCTCGGTGATAGGATTAGAATGCAAAGACATGCTACGGATCCTGGGGTCTTCATAAGGAGCATGGCTACTCGTGGCTCCTTGGGAGGGCTTGCAAAGGCCACGAACGATGCGATAAAAGTATTGGATGCTTACGGCTGTGATGTCATATTTGTTGAAACCGTTGGAGTTGGGCAGGTTGAAGTGGATATCGTTAAGACTGCCGATACGGTTGTTTTAGTTACCGTTCCAGGCCTTGGAGATGACGTTCAGGCAATAAAAGCCGGATTAATGGAGATAGCGGATATACTCGTGATTAATAAGGCCGATAGGGAAGGAGCAGATGCTACGTACTTTGAGCTCTCCCTTACCTTGGACTTTGAGGCCGAGAAGTGGGAGAGGCTTGGTTGGAGACCTCCGATAATTGAGACAATTGCAACTACCGGTAAGGGAGTGAAGGAGCTCTGGGAGAAGATTAAGGAGCACAAGAAGTATTTAGAGTCTTCAGGAAGACTTGAGGAGAAGAGGAGATTCAGGATTGAGGAGGAGATAAAGACTATAGCTTCAGGAATAATAGCGAGTAAGGTTGAAGCTTCGATAAAGGAGGGGGAGCTTGAGGATCTAATCAGAGAAGTGCTTGCTAAAAGGATCGATCCTTACACTGCCGCGGATCGGATAATTAAGGAGGTGATGTAG
- a CDS encoding RlmF-related methyltransferase, whose protein sequence is MWKDGKLGLPIKDAIEIIPELQRYLDERGRIDFSNRKARILYNKAIAKALFNLDIEYHPRGLVTTPVSRFIFLKTFLRGREKVLEIGTGHTAFMALLAEKVFKCDVTATEVDEEFFEYAKRNIARNNSNVRLVKSKGEIIKGVIPQGEKFDVIFSAPPYYDRPTKGVLTERESLGGGKYGEEFSVKLLEEAVDYLNLGGKVALFLPDKEKLIKAIVKRGEDLGYSVRDIRFRVGTRWRHSLIFYLNASSTRGSGMK, encoded by the coding sequence ATGTGGAAAGACGGAAAGCTTGGCCTTCCTATTAAGGACGCCATTGAGATAATTCCCGAACTTCAAAGGTACCTTGATGAAAGAGGCAGGATAGACTTCTCCAACAGAAAGGCAAGAATACTCTACAACAAGGCCATAGCTAAGGCTTTGTTCAACCTCGATATAGAGTACCACCCCAGGGGGCTCGTGACAACTCCAGTCTCTAGGTTCATATTCCTCAAGACGTTCCTGAGGGGAAGGGAGAAAGTTCTTGAAATCGGGACGGGGCATACAGCCTTCATGGCCCTACTAGCTGAGAAAGTCTTTAAATGCGATGTCACGGCCACAGAAGTTGATGAGGAATTCTTTGAATACGCAAAGAGGAACATAGCGAGGAACAACTCTAACGTTAGGCTAGTGAAAAGCAAGGGTGAAATAATAAAGGGAGTAATCCCCCAGGGAGAAAAGTTCGACGTTATATTTTCAGCCCCTCCCTACTACGATAGGCCCACTAAAGGAGTACTCACGGAGAGGGAATCCCTGGGGGGAGGTAAATATGGTGAGGAATTCTCGGTTAAGCTCCTTGAGGAGGCAGTTGACTACCTAAACCTCGGGGGCAAGGTGGCACTCTTTCTTCCAGATAAGGAGAAGCTGATAAAAGCGATAGTCAAAAGGGGAGAAGACCTTGGATACTCAGTGAGGGACATTAGGTTCAGGGTAGGAACTAGGTGGAGGCACAGCTTGATATTCTATCTGAATGCCTCTTCAACCAGGGGATCTGGAATGAAGTAG
- a CDS encoding CBS domain-containing protein: MAPKILVEQVVKRKAVVVRPDDTIHKVAKVLSRNKVGSAVVMEKDDILGIVTERDILDKVVAKGKDPRQVKVKEIMSKNPVKIEYDYDVQDAIELMTEKGVRRILVTKFGKPIGFVTATDLLAALASQNHEEEEKSEEEPEVYGMCELCGQYGPLYKVYYEGREIWVCENCKDLIEGR; encoded by the coding sequence ATGGCGCCAAAGATACTAGTGGAGCAGGTTGTCAAGAGAAAGGCAGTTGTAGTTAGGCCCGATGACACTATTCATAAGGTTGCGAAGGTTCTGTCGAGGAATAAAGTTGGTAGTGCCGTTGTTATGGAGAAGGATGATATCCTTGGCATAGTAACCGAGAGGGATATCCTTGACAAGGTCGTTGCTAAAGGAAAGGATCCGAGGCAGGTTAAAGTTAAGGAAATCATGAGCAAAAATCCAGTTAAGATTGAGTACGATTACGATGTCCAGGATGCAATAGAGTTAATGACCGAGAAGGGAGTTAGGAGAATCCTCGTGACGAAGTTTGGCAAGCCCATTGGATTCGTCACTGCAACTGACTTACTGGCGGCGTTGGCCTCTCAGAACCATGAAGAGGAAGAGAAAAGCGAGGAAGAACCTGAGGTTTACGGCATGTGTGAGCTCTGCGGTCAGTATGGACCTCTCTACAAGGTTTACTATGAGGGTAGGGAGATCTGGGTTTGCGAGAACTGTAAGGATCTAATCGAGGGGCGATGA
- the mobB gene encoding molybdopterin-guanine dinucleotide biosynthesis protein B yields the protein MKAMAFVGFKKSGKTTTVEAVAKVLKEKGYRVVIAKSMHVDFDREGTDTWRFSKVADAVLVRAHDTDALLFKAKDINALLSMVSADVMLLEGFKGIKHVPKVICAKSEEEVKELNDGLAVAVSGVIASKGIKEIDGLPVIDATKEPEKLAELVLKRGFMLPNIDCGLCGFNCAEMARLIVRGEKSVNDCVVLSSRPKVTIKIDGQVLPLKDWVQELVEKTIKGMLSAMKGYREGKKIEIVIRE from the coding sequence ATGAAAGCCATGGCCTTTGTTGGCTTCAAGAAGAGCGGAAAGACCACGACAGTAGAGGCCGTTGCGAAGGTACTAAAGGAGAAGGGGTACAGGGTCGTGATAGCTAAGAGCATGCACGTTGACTTCGACAGGGAGGGAACGGACACGTGGAGGTTCTCGAAGGTTGCAGATGCAGTACTAGTTAGGGCCCACGACACCGATGCATTACTGTTCAAGGCAAAGGACATAAACGCCCTCTTATCCATGGTGTCCGCTGATGTCATGTTATTAGAGGGATTTAAGGGCATAAAGCACGTGCCTAAGGTTATATGTGCCAAAAGTGAGGAAGAGGTTAAGGAGCTCAATGATGGACTGGCGGTAGCGGTGAGTGGGGTTATAGCGAGCAAGGGCATTAAGGAGATCGACGGGTTACCGGTGATAGATGCAACCAAAGAACCGGAAAAGCTTGCCGAGCTCGTTCTAAAGAGAGGATTTATGCTACCCAACATAGACTGCGGTCTCTGCGGCTTCAACTGTGCAGAGATGGCCAGGCTTATAGTCAGGGGGGAGAAGAGCGTTAATGACTGCGTTGTTTTAAGCTCTAGGCCCAAGGTTACCATAAAGATAGACGGCCAAGTTCTACCGTTAAAGGACTGGGTTCAAGAACTTGTAGAGAAGACGATAAAGGGAATGCTATCAGCCATGAAGGGATACAGAGAGGGTAAGAAGATAGAGATAGTTATCAGGGAGTAA
- a CDS encoding serpin family protein, whose translation MYKLIACLLFIIITAGCLGNETAIPPGEGYENVVEANNNFAVNLYRAIGGKDNLVISPLSVFLAFSMLYEGSEGETKAELEKVFGFPSNEKMRGDIRNLLLNLTSSKNFTLDIANAIWIREGAKPEKEYVETIRKYYQGEIREVDFLNDPMGAAREINSWVREKTRGKIEKIVDRLDSDTYLIITNAIYLNATWIYPFTSTFNSTFTTFNGVVQVEMMKRMGKFNYYEDDVMQIIELPYKGNLSMIVILPKKLEDFEKVEKSIDANLLKEILEKMKKENVMVYFPKFKMKKFYNLNDALARLGLKSVFTELDIPKIAPEREKEDLCIDRVLHKTFIKVDEKGTEAAAATAIIVVETAMPVEVKEFKADHPFIFFIIHKPTGAIIFMGRIANPSEGSP comes from the coding sequence ATGTATAAGCTGATTGCGTGTTTGCTCTTCATTATTATCACTGCCGGGTGCTTGGGGAATGAGACTGCAATACCTCCTGGGGAAGGTTATGAGAACGTCGTTGAGGCGAATAATAACTTTGCCGTTAACCTGTATAGAGCAATTGGTGGAAAAGATAACCTAGTCATTTCACCTTTGAGCGTTTTCTTAGCATTCTCTATGCTCTATGAGGGTTCTGAAGGCGAGACCAAGGCTGAACTTGAAAAAGTGTTTGGGTTCCCCTCTAATGAAAAGATGAGAGGTGATATCAGAAATTTGCTCCTAAACTTAACTTCTTCTAAGAACTTCACCCTCGACATAGCGAATGCTATCTGGATTAGGGAAGGGGCTAAACCAGAGAAGGAATACGTTGAGACGATAAGAAAGTATTATCAAGGCGAAATAAGGGAAGTTGACTTCCTCAACGATCCAATGGGTGCGGCAAGGGAGATAAACTCATGGGTTAGGGAGAAGACGAGGGGAAAGATAGAGAAAATAGTTGATAGGCTCGATTCTGACACTTACCTAATTATAACGAATGCAATCTATCTTAACGCTACTTGGATCTATCCATTCACCTCAACCTTCAACTCGACCTTCACAACGTTCAATGGAGTCGTGCAAGTGGAAATGATGAAGAGAATGGGGAAGTTCAACTACTATGAGGATGATGTAATGCAGATCATTGAGTTACCCTACAAGGGAAACCTCTCCATGATCGTTATTCTCCCTAAGAAACTGGAGGACTTTGAGAAAGTTGAAAAGAGCATTGATGCAAATCTCCTTAAGGAAATTCTCGAAAAGATGAAGAAGGAAAATGTCATGGTTTATTTCCCAAAGTTTAAGATGAAGAAGTTTTATAATCTCAACGATGCCCTCGCAAGGCTCGGGCTTAAGAGCGTTTTCACGGAGTTAGATATCCCGAAGATAGCTCCGGAAAGGGAGAAAGAGGATTTATGCATAGATAGGGTTCTTCACAAGACGTTCATAAAAGTTGATGAGAAGGGAACCGAGGCTGCCGCGGCAACTGCAATAATAGTAGTGGAAACTGCCATGCCTGTAGAAGTAAAGGAGTTCAAGGCGGATCACCCGTTCATATTCTTTATAATCCACAAGCCCACCGGTGCGATAATATTTATGGGAAGGATCGCTAATCCATCTGAGGGATCCCCATGA
- a CDS encoding phosphoribosyltransferase produces MKSFPAYLASWEDIEEWAKAGAWKVLESGWMPDVIVGLARGGWIAARLYCDYLGVKDLVSIKVEHWGITATPDGRARLKYGAQYDFEGKKVLVVDDITDTGESMSLAYEYMKTRNPAEIRTATLLNIKGSKFVPDYYAKDIDWAWIIFPWNFVEDMINLTNNLFEEKDKLTTDEIIELFKQLHGIEVPKERLEEALRMAEKRNIFKFENGFWVKV; encoded by the coding sequence ATGAAGTCGTTTCCAGCATACCTCGCTTCTTGGGAGGATATAGAAGAGTGGGCCAAGGCTGGAGCATGGAAGGTTTTAGAGAGCGGATGGATGCCGGACGTTATAGTTGGCCTCGCAAGGGGAGGATGGATAGCTGCGAGGCTCTACTGTGACTATCTCGGCGTTAAGGATCTCGTAAGCATAAAAGTTGAACACTGGGGAATTACAGCGACCCCTGATGGCAGGGCGAGACTCAAGTACGGGGCACAGTACGACTTCGAGGGGAAGAAAGTTTTAGTGGTTGATGATATCACCGACACTGGAGAGAGCATGAGCTTAGCCTACGAGTACATGAAGACCAGAAACCCCGCAGAGATAAGGACAGCCACACTCCTAAACATAAAGGGCTCAAAGTTCGTTCCGGATTACTACGCTAAAGACATTGACTGGGCTTGGATAATCTTCCCGTGGAACTTCGTTGAGGACATGATAAACTTAACTAACAACCTGTTCGAGGAAAAGGACAAGCTGACAACGGATGAAATTATAGAGCTGTTCAAGCAACTCCACGGCATTGAAGTTCCTAAAGAGAGACTTGAAGAAGCCCTGAGAATGGCCGAGAAGAGGAACATTTTTAAGTTCGAGAACGGCTTTTGGGTCAAGGTGTGA